One stretch of Qipengyuania gelatinilytica DNA includes these proteins:
- a CDS encoding DUF6356 family protein, translated as MSIFTDHPHSVGESYFQHLVTAGSFGVSLIAAGFACLVHGIFPFLCKTTGSRAVRQLADRMIHGRERYDGNAPKGEQIDWCI; from the coding sequence ATGAGCATCTTTACCGATCACCCGCATTCGGTGGGCGAGAGCTATTTTCAGCATCTCGTGACTGCGGGCAGTTTCGGCGTCAGCCTGATCGCAGCCGGCTTCGCCTGCCTCGTGCACGGCATTTTTCCCTTCTTGTGCAAGACCACCGGAAGCCGCGCGGTACGCCAGCTGGCCGATCGCATGATCCACGGGCGCGAGCGCTATGACGGGAATGCGCCCAAGGGCGAACAGATCGACTGGTGTATCTGA